A single window of Zea mays cultivar B73 chromosome 10, Zm-B73-REFERENCE-NAM-5.0, whole genome shotgun sequence DNA harbors:
- the LOC103641176 gene encoding F-box/kelch-repeat protein At1g51550 isoform X1, with translation MGCGGGERMEEDEAGTASSSSSPPIVQLGYDQVLSVLRLLPPEAVLSFAATCRVFRAWASSDALWEALCCRDWGSRATAALAERRRDRGGGLQAPWRRVYAEVARLGALSARRVPARGASPRPRASHSLNLVAGWLVLFGGGCEGGHHLDDTWVAYAGSGAGNRPPPILSWQQLASGTPGGRFSHSCLLVGDTLVLFGGITDQGQRLNDTWTGQIICEEPRRPRISWRLLEVGRLAPPPRGAHAACCVDDKFIVIHGGIGLYGSRLGDTWLLDLSNGLQSGSWHQIGNTWPLPQPRSGHSLTWIGSTCMVLFGGRGSEFEVLNDVWLFDISDQYPKWKELKYGLSSALGELPFPRVGHSAILVLGGKVLVYGGEDSQRRRKDDFWILDTPALLQYESGSKKMTRKMWKKLRIDGQCPNYRSFHGACVDASGCCVYIFGGMVDGLVHPSEALGMRFDGHLYQVELVLHL, from the exons ATGGGATGCGGCGGCGGtgagcgcatggaggaggacgaggCGGggacggcgtcgtcgtcgtcgtcgccgcctaTTGTGCAGCTGGGCTACGACCAGGTCTTGTCCGTCCTCCGTCTGCTCCCGCCCGAGGCCGTGCTGTCCTTCGCCGCCACCTGCCGCGTTTTCCGGGCCTGGGCCTCCTCGGACGCGCTCTGGGAGGCGCTGTGCTGCCGCGACTGGGGCTCCCGCGCCACCGCTGCGCTCGCCGAGCGCCGGCGCGACCGCGGCGGCGGCCTTCAGGCGCCGTGGCGGAGGGTCTACGCCGAGGTCGCCAGGCTCGGCGCGCTGTCCGCGCGACGCGTCCCCGCCAGGGGCGCCTCACCGCGGCCCCGCGCGTCGCACTCACTTAACCTCGTCGCCGGCTGGCTCGTGCTCTTCGGCGGCGGCTGCGAGGGAG GTCACCATCTTGATGATACTTGGGTGGCTTATGCTGGAAGTGGAGCTGGAAATAGGCCGCCCCCTATACTTAGCTGGCAGCAATTAGCATCCGGCACTCCAGGTGGTCGTTTCAGTCATTCTTGCCTTCTAGTTGGTGACACATTAGTCTTGTTTGGTGGAATCACAGATCAGGGACAGCGTTTGAATGATACATGGACTGGTCAAATCATCTGTGAAGAGCCTCGAAGGCCACGGATCTCATGGAGATTGCTGGAGGTAGGTCGGCTTGCACCACCTCCACGTGGAGCTCATGCAGCCTGCTGTGTGGATGACAAGTTTATTGTCATTCATGGTGGGATAGGGCTCTATGGAAGCCGGCTTGGTGATACATGGCTTCTTGATCTCTCAAATGGCCTTCAGTCTGGCAGCTGGCACCAAATAGGCAACACATGGCCTTTGCCTCAACCTCGTTCTGGCCACTCTTTAACTTGGATTGGCAGCACATGCATGGTATTATTTGGTGGTAGAGGATCGGAATTTGAGGTTCTTAATGATGTCTGGCTGTTTGATATCAGTGATCAATACCCCAAATGGAAGGAGCTAAAGTATGGCTTGTCTAGTGCTCTTGGTGAGCTTCCTTTTCCACGGGTTGGGCATTCAGCGATACTTGTGTTGGGTGGCAAGGTCCTTGTGTATGGCGGGGAGGACTCACAAAGGCGACGAAAGGATGACTTTTGGATCTTGGATACACCAGCTCTACTTCAATACGAGTCAGGTTCCAAGAAAATGACCAGAAAGATGTGGAAGAAACTAAGAATTGATGGTCAGTGCCCAAACTACCGATCCTTCCATGGGGCATGTGTAGATGCTTCTGGTTGCTGTGTGTATATTTTTGGTGGAATGGTTGATGGCCTTGTACACCCTTCAGAAGCCTTGGGCATGAGGTTTGATGGGCATCTGTATCAAGTGGAGCTCGTGCTACATCTTTAG
- the LOC103641176 gene encoding F-box/kelch-repeat protein At1g51550 isoform X2 — translation MGCGGGERMEEDEAGTASSSSSPPIVQLGYDQVLSVLRLLPPEAVLSFAATCRVFRAWASSDALWEALCCRDWGSRATAALAERRRDRGGGLQAPWRRVYAEVARLGALSARRVPARGASPRPRASHSLNLVAGWLVLFGGGCEGVRSPS, via the exons ATGGGATGCGGCGGCGGtgagcgcatggaggaggacgaggCGGggacggcgtcgtcgtcgtcgtcgccgcctaTTGTGCAGCTGGGCTACGACCAGGTCTTGTCCGTCCTCCGTCTGCTCCCGCCCGAGGCCGTGCTGTCCTTCGCCGCCACCTGCCGCGTTTTCCGGGCCTGGGCCTCCTCGGACGCGCTCTGGGAGGCGCTGTGCTGCCGCGACTGGGGCTCCCGCGCCACCGCTGCGCTCGCCGAGCGCCGGCGCGACCGCGGCGGCGGCCTTCAGGCGCCGTGGCGGAGGGTCTACGCCGAGGTCGCCAGGCTCGGCGCGCTGTCCGCGCGACGCGTCCCCGCCAGGGGCGCCTCACCGCGGCCCCGCGCGTCGCACTCACTTAACCTCGTCGCCGGCTGGCTCGTGCTCTTCGGCGGCGGCTGCGAGGGAG TTAGGTCACCATCTTGA